In one window of Fibrobacter sp. UWH6 DNA:
- a CDS encoding endo-1,4-beta-xylanase has protein sequence MKFGIFLFVAGVSCAVAAEADSTLRQLAEARGRMVGSILNSNWFSYGLGDDAEVYENTHKSQFNIVVAENEMKFDATEPSRNSFNFKNGDKLMAYAAKNGMQVRGHALAWHSQVPQWVPDLAASVATAGGSAKDTLLAVLKNHIENVVGHYKGKVREWDVVNEAIADGTPAAWRDGATSVWYKYIGREFIDSAFVWAHKADPDAKLYYNDYSLEWGLAAGAKGKFAVDSVAKRLKAAGIYITGLGTQTHISDYHVTTPPNVKALAQALEAEGLTLQITELDIGFDKKDVAKADFEAQGSLYRQFMDVFLEAPNMEAFVIWGFSDKYSWLADLYKYNGLVFDSSFAKKPAYDSLVASLKAHSADKVSKVKDIVPLVWEDASPFGNGSYVIVDYSQAGAESRGEWSGDVKNGNGKFESEPLAGKTGYMNVPLAGCDQNADYCGYQHAIYTLPQDVVDSNFLSKCEALVFTAYGPTGSTAYVNIGVNDPKMTLQNGRPLSAKVWSGMTVDLQAVRDAMAGDAAVRPTQLTFNSSNTSAMYIAKIEAVGCPDGSERPAAIRGVSARGELKVVMSGRTLNLVGVASARVDVMDLQGRPVFSANDVRGSQNLEGLASGTYIVRVQSGNLQRIGRMTLK, from the coding sequence ATGAAATTTGGCATTTTTCTTTTTGTGGCAGGAGTGTCCTGCGCGGTGGCTGCGGAAGCGGATAGTACTCTTCGTCAGTTGGCGGAGGCTCGTGGCCGCATGGTGGGTTCTATTCTGAATTCCAATTGGTTTAGCTATGGTCTTGGGGACGATGCCGAGGTTTATGAGAATACTCATAAGTCGCAGTTCAATATCGTGGTTGCCGAAAACGAAATGAAGTTTGACGCCACGGAACCGTCTCGTAATTCCTTTAACTTCAAGAACGGCGACAAGCTGATGGCGTACGCCGCAAAGAATGGCATGCAGGTTCGTGGTCATGCGCTGGCCTGGCATAGTCAGGTTCCTCAGTGGGTGCCTGATCTGGCTGCGAGTGTGGCTACTGCGGGTGGATCTGCCAAGGACACTTTGCTTGCCGTGCTGAAGAACCATATCGAAAATGTGGTGGGACATTACAAGGGCAAGGTCCGCGAGTGGGACGTGGTGAACGAAGCCATTGCTGATGGTACTCCTGCTGCTTGGCGTGATGGCGCGACTTCTGTTTGGTACAAATATATTGGTCGCGAGTTTATTGACTCTGCCTTTGTGTGGGCCCATAAGGCGGACCCGGACGCAAAGCTTTATTATAACGATTATTCCCTGGAGTGGGGGTTGGCTGCAGGGGCGAAGGGTAAGTTCGCTGTGGATTCCGTGGCAAAGCGCCTGAAGGCTGCGGGCATTTACATTACGGGTCTTGGGACACAGACTCATATTTCTGATTACCATGTGACGACGCCTCCTAACGTAAAGGCCTTGGCTCAGGCTCTTGAAGCGGAGGGCTTGACTTTGCAGATTACGGAATTGGATATTGGCTTCGATAAGAAGGATGTTGCCAAGGCGGATTTTGAGGCCCAGGGAAGTTTGTACCGTCAGTTCATGGATGTGTTCCTGGAGGCTCCCAACATGGAGGCTTTTGTTATCTGGGGATTTTCTGATAAGTATAGTTGGCTTGCTGATTTGTATAAGTATAATGGTCTGGTTTTCGATTCCAGTTTTGCAAAGAAGCCTGCTTACGATAGTTTGGTTGCTAGTTTGAAGGCTCATAGTGCAGACAAGGTTTCTAAGGTTAAGGATATTGTCCCCTTGGTTTGGGAGGATGCTTCGCCTTTTGGAAACGGTTCCTACGTGATTGTGGATTACAGCCAGGCCGGTGCTGAATCTCGTGGAGAGTGGTCTGGCGATGTTAAGAATGGCAATGGAAAGTTTGAATCAGAACCGCTGGCTGGCAAGACGGGCTACATGAATGTTCCGTTGGCGGGTTGCGACCAGAATGCGGATTATTGCGGCTACCAGCATGCGATTTACACGTTGCCTCAGGATGTGGTGGACTCCAATTTCCTGTCGAAGTGTGAGGCTCTTGTATTTACCGCCTATGGGCCTACGGGTAGTACTGCTTACGTGAATATTGGAGTCAACGACCCGAAGATGACTTTGCAGAATGGACGGCCCTTGAGCGCCAAGGTCTGGAGTGGTATGACGGTGGACCTGCAGGCTGTTCGCGATGCTATGGCCGGTGATGCCGCCGTTAGGCCCACGCAGTTGACTTTCAACAGCAGCAACACTTCCGCCATGTACATTGCGAAGATCGAGGCCGTGGGCTGCCCTGATGGTTCCGAACGTCCGGCTGCGATCCGTGGTGTTTCTGCTAGGGGCGAATTGAAGGTCGTGATGAGTGGCCGCACCTTGAATCTTGTAGGTGTAGCGTCTGCTCGTGTGGACGTGATGGATTTGCAGGGACGTCCGGTATTTTCCGCTAATGATGTTCGGGGCTCGCAGAACCTGGAGGGGCTTGCAAGTGGAACTTACATCGTTCGCGTTCAGAGTGGTAACTTACAACGTATTGGCCGCATGACTTTGAAGTAG
- a CDS encoding RNA methyltransferase, whose protein sequence is MAFDRDNKNFGDRREFNDRRETSERRGFGRAPRQNYRVREDNEFRPARPQGDGPRDFTQGFRNNDRRDFNDRRDFKPRFEERPQDTARAYEDGVIPAVGDADAAPQVAVGGVKEVTELLTKSPMQVHRVLFMHKSGNPKLYELQKLAKRVHVHVQQVDSKILNSYATPNHGVVALMNEKELLVWEDVREEFFKAIDNGERKLIAVATNIEDPRNLGACIRSSLALGVDILLLPAKGMCGITPSVARTSAGALEKMRICRPNNLEAAVGELKQAGYQILGLDADTETNLADFQFSDQAVIAVGGEDVGLPPFIKKQCDSILRIPMMPEAHSYNASVALSLGLYEYARLRIK, encoded by the coding sequence ATGGCATTTGATAGAGACAACAAAAATTTTGGTGACCGCCGTGAATTCAACGATCGTCGCGAAACAAGCGAACGCCGAGGCTTCGGCCGCGCTCCCCGTCAGAACTACCGCGTCCGCGAAGACAACGAGTTCCGCCCCGCACGCCCCCAGGGCGATGGCCCCCGCGACTTTACTCAAGGTTTCCGCAACAATGACCGTCGCGACTTCAATGACCGCCGCGATTTTAAGCCCCGCTTTGAAGAACGTCCCCAGGACACAGCCCGCGCCTATGAAGACGGCGTGATCCCCGCAGTAGGCGACGCCGACGCCGCCCCCCAGGTCGCCGTAGGTGGCGTCAAGGAAGTCACCGAACTCCTGACCAAGAGCCCCATGCAGGTTCACCGCGTGCTCTTTATGCACAAGTCCGGCAACCCCAAGCTCTATGAACTGCAGAAGCTGGCCAAGCGCGTACACGTACACGTACAGCAGGTGGACTCCAAGATCCTGAACAGCTACGCCACCCCCAACCACGGCGTGGTCGCCCTCATGAACGAAAAGGAACTGCTGGTCTGGGAAGACGTCCGTGAGGAATTCTTCAAGGCCATCGATAACGGCGAACGCAAGCTCATCGCTGTGGCAACCAACATCGAAGACCCCCGCAACCTGGGCGCTTGCATCCGTAGCTCCCTCGCCTTGGGCGTCGACATTTTGCTGCTCCCCGCCAAGGGCATGTGCGGCATTACTCCCAGTGTAGCCCGCACCTCCGCAGGCGCTCTTGAAAAAATGCGCATCTGCCGCCCCAACAACCTGGAAGCTGCCGTTGGCGAACTGAAGCAGGCCGGTTACCAGATTCTCGGTCTGGATGCCGACACCGAAACCAACCTGGCTGACTTCCAGTTCAGCGATCAGGCCGTTATTGCAGTCGGTGGCGAAGACGTGGGCCTCCCGCCCTTCATCAAGAAGCAGTGCGACTCCATCCTTCGCATCCCCATGATGCCCGAAGCCCATTCCTACAACGCCTCCGTGGCACTGTCCCTAGGATTGTACGAGTACGCCCGTCTGCGAATTAAATAA
- a CDS encoding Gfo/Idh/MocA family protein gives MQKNPYNIAFIGGGINSAIGEVHKAASQMDGCFKLVAGAFSTHDDVNVATADAWGVAPERTYGDYKQLLVAEKGKLDAVVVLAPTDAHEEIVIAALKAGFPVICEKSLATSVAEGERIAAAVAETKGFFCTTYNYTGYPMVRELKQLIEDGKLGAIQQVQVEMPQEGFMRLGANDEPPKPQAWRLVDTVIPKISLDLGSHLHNMVYFLTGERPTRIVADQATFGLFSVVDNVGALVQYTNNVRAQIWFSKTALGNRNGLRIRVYGSKGSAEWFQLEPETMKTCDLHGNVFLRDRTGNVKVANQPRYNRFKAGHPAGFIEAFANYYRDIGDCLGQYFKTGSFACKYVCDIKTSLEGLAMMEAAAISAKSQKWENIPA, from the coding sequence ATGCAGAAAAATCCGTATAACATTGCATTTATTGGTGGTGGAATTAATTCGGCGATTGGCGAAGTTCACAAGGCGGCAAGCCAGATGGATGGATGCTTTAAGCTAGTGGCAGGTGCGTTCAGTACACATGACGATGTAAATGTAGCTACTGCCGATGCCTGGGGCGTTGCTCCTGAGCGAACTTATGGTGATTACAAACAGTTACTTGTTGCTGAAAAAGGCAAATTGGATGCTGTGGTTGTTTTGGCTCCCACGGATGCCCACGAAGAAATCGTGATAGCCGCTCTTAAAGCTGGTTTCCCTGTGATTTGTGAAAAATCCTTAGCAACAAGTGTTGCTGAGGGTGAGCGAATTGCGGCTGCTGTTGCCGAAACAAAGGGATTTTTCTGTACAACTTACAATTACACGGGCTATCCTATGGTTCGTGAATTGAAACAACTTATTGAAGATGGCAAATTGGGGGCAATCCAGCAGGTTCAGGTGGAAATGCCTCAGGAAGGTTTTATGCGTCTGGGTGCTAACGATGAACCGCCCAAACCTCAGGCTTGGCGTTTGGTGGATACCGTGATTCCAAAGATTTCATTGGACTTGGGAAGTCATCTTCACAACATGGTGTATTTCCTAACGGGGGAACGTCCTACTCGCATTGTTGCTGACCAGGCAACTTTTGGTTTGTTCTCTGTTGTGGATAATGTGGGTGCCCTCGTTCAGTACACCAATAATGTTCGTGCTCAAATTTGGTTTAGCAAGACGGCGCTTGGAAATCGTAATGGTTTGCGCATTCGAGTTTACGGAAGCAAGGGGAGCGCGGAGTGGTTCCAGCTTGAGCCGGAGACTATGAAAACGTGTGACTTGCATGGCAATGTTTTTTTGCGGGATCGTACGGGTAATGTGAAGGTTGCGAATCAGCCTCGCTACAATCGTTTTAAGGCGGGTCATCCGGCAGGCTTTATTGAAGCTTTTGCGAACTACTATCGCGATATTGGTGATTGCCTAGGGCAGTATTTTAAAACGGGGTCTTTTGCCTGTAAGTACGTTTGCGATATCAAAACTTCTTTGGAAGGCCTTGCCATGATGGAGGCTGCGGCTATTTCCGCAAAGTCCCAGAAGTGGGAAAATATACCCGCATAA
- a CDS encoding HRDC domain-containing protein, producing the protein MTNTFITFSTQMMQDEKYILVDSEETLANLLLDLENYDMAAVDTEADSMYHYTARLCLIQITIGDHHYIVDPLCGLDLAPLFKARAMQTLIFHGADYDLRLLWQTYQFSPTHIFDTMLAAKILGEPHLGLADLVREYFGDELKKENQRADWTTRPLPLEMCEYAIHDTFYLHELCAILVEKLQAAGRMSWLTEQCDALIEHSRNPAPPKKDPWRITGSSVFSPCALNILKYLWEWREKQAEEMDRPPYKVMPGDLMLAIVRHAVDTYPQVLLDHLPRLPRNFRDERLDSFVNMMETAMATPESDWPERLPKAPPPPVVPNSDLLSVLKTWRDEKAATLNLDPSMLGNRAQLIWLAAPGTMPWEERYEEAHLMNWQKKIWNEILQENLPKAKRVGDPD; encoded by the coding sequence ATGACAAATACATTTATTACATTTTCTACCCAAATGATGCAAGACGAAAAGTACATATTGGTGGATAGCGAGGAGACACTAGCCAACCTTCTATTGGACCTGGAGAATTATGACATGGCCGCGGTGGACACCGAGGCTGACTCCATGTATCACTACACAGCACGCCTTTGCCTTATTCAAATCACCATTGGCGACCACCATTATATCGTAGACCCCCTCTGCGGCCTGGATCTGGCCCCCCTGTTCAAGGCACGCGCCATGCAGACCCTGATTTTCCATGGGGCCGACTACGACCTGCGACTGCTCTGGCAGACTTACCAGTTTAGCCCCACCCACATCTTCGACACCATGCTTGCCGCAAAGATCCTGGGCGAACCCCATTTAGGCCTGGCCGACCTGGTCCGCGAATATTTTGGCGACGAACTGAAAAAAGAAAACCAGCGTGCCGACTGGACCACTCGTCCCCTGCCCCTGGAAATGTGCGAATACGCCATCCACGACACCTTTTACCTTCATGAACTTTGCGCCATCCTGGTAGAAAAACTGCAGGCCGCCGGACGCATGAGCTGGCTCACCGAACAGTGTGACGCCCTTATCGAGCATTCCCGTAATCCGGCCCCGCCCAAAAAGGATCCCTGGCGCATTACCGGCAGCAGCGTCTTTAGCCCCTGCGCCCTGAACATCCTGAAGTACCTTTGGGAATGGCGCGAAAAACAGGCCGAAGAAATGGACCGCCCTCCCTACAAGGTGATGCCCGGCGACCTGATGCTAGCCATCGTACGCCACGCCGTCGACACCTACCCCCAGGTACTGCTGGACCACCTGCCCCGCCTCCCCCGCAACTTCAGGGACGAACGCCTGGATTCCTTCGTCAACATGATGGAAACCGCCATGGCCACCCCCGAAAGCGACTGGCCCGAACGCCTCCCCAAGGCACCGCCCCCGCCCGTAGTCCCCAATTCCGACCTGCTCTCGGTACTCAAGACCTGGCGCGACGAAAAGGCAGCCACCCTGAACCTGGACCCCTCCATGCTGGGCAACAGGGCGCAACTCATCTGGCTGGCCGCCCCCGGAACCATGCCCTGGGAAGAACGTTACGAAGAAGCCCACCTCATGAACTGGCAGAAGAAAATCTGGAACGAGATCCTCCAGGAAAACCTTCCCAAGGCCAAGCGCGTAGGCGATCCCGACTAA
- a CDS encoding efflux RND transporter periplasmic adaptor subunit: MHAGTSNFLKAFPIKFAILIATFISLLLVGCSDEAPGAKVPAFKAPDSKAAAKSGAPGGKGPGGPGGRGNKTFAVEGYIAEFHKPSGSFQTMATLEALNRVELSAAANGRLVNLYAKDGASVQKGSLLAKIDDSELKAQLKQAESSLHLAQQKMERTKGLVEKNAATTTDMEAAEASLKSAEASVELIKAQIAKTEVRAPFSGKLGFVNVSVGAWVTTGTSIATLSEVTKLKAKFALPQRYATTLKVGNPITLIDEERAIQKVGKVTALDATISESSRTRQIMVTVDNSKGELIAGGYAKVSVELQSGRTQTIPVPAEALTLDKDGAYIFVVQDGKASMRRVETGLRTPIAVDVISGLNEGDTVITSGLISIRQGSSVRIREIRNNTDYEVD; encoded by the coding sequence ATGCATGCAGGTACTTCTAATTTTTTAAAGGCATTCCCCATAAAGTTTGCGATTCTAATTGCGACGTTCATTTCGTTGTTGTTAGTGGGGTGTAGCGATGAAGCTCCTGGTGCAAAGGTGCCTGCTTTCAAGGCTCCTGATTCCAAGGCTGCGGCCAAGAGTGGTGCGCCCGGTGGTAAGGGGCCCGGTGGCCCTGGTGGTCGTGGCAACAAGACTTTCGCCGTTGAAGGTTATATTGCAGAATTCCACAAGCCCAGTGGATCTTTCCAGACAATGGCTACCTTGGAAGCTTTGAACCGTGTGGAGTTGTCCGCTGCCGCCAACGGTCGTCTGGTGAATCTTTATGCAAAGGATGGCGCTTCTGTACAGAAGGGTTCGCTCCTTGCCAAGATTGATGATTCCGAATTGAAGGCACAGTTGAAGCAGGCTGAATCCAGTCTGCATCTGGCTCAGCAGAAAATGGAACGTACCAAGGGTTTGGTCGAAAAGAACGCCGCGACGACGACGGATATGGAAGCTGCTGAAGCCTCCCTCAAGTCTGCCGAGGCCAGCGTCGAATTGATAAAGGCTCAGATTGCAAAGACTGAAGTCCGTGCCCCCTTTAGCGGTAAACTCGGTTTTGTGAATGTTTCTGTGGGCGCCTGGGTGACCACGGGCACTTCCATTGCGACTTTAAGTGAAGTGACGAAATTGAAGGCCAAGTTCGCCTTGCCGCAACGATATGCGACTACCTTGAAGGTGGGCAATCCCATTACCTTGATTGACGAAGAACGGGCCATCCAGAAAGTGGGGAAGGTGACAGCCCTTGACGCCACGATTTCGGAAAGCAGCCGTACCCGCCAGATTATGGTGACCGTGGATAATTCCAAGGGCGAATTGATTGCTGGCGGTTATGCCAAGGTTAGCGTTGAATTGCAGTCTGGCCGAACCCAGACAATTCCCGTTCCCGCCGAAGCTCTTACGCTGGACAAGGATGGCGCCTATATCTTTGTGGTGCAGGATGGCAAGGCTTCTATGCGCCGTGTGGAGACGGGCCTTCGCACTCCCATTGCAGTTGATGTAATTTCTGGGCTGAATGAAGGCGATACCGTTATTACTTCGGGCTTGATTAGCATCCGTCAGGGAAGTTCTGTTCGTATCCGAGAAATCCGTAACAACACCGATTACGAAGTGGATTAG
- a CDS encoding 5-formyltetrahydrofolate cyclo-ligase, whose translation MEAALLILLFIVVLGARGFFDPAKRKRPGEELINNPWEEIHAIPGYKESRKVAAFYPLKGEPNITPVLEQLVRENRLLLPRVTGETTMEFYPIDNLKKDLAPGRFGIMEPRADIPPYTGPFTVFLVPGTKFNVTGQRQGHGKGYYDRFLAKHPDAYKAGIATPKQIQVEPLEQKETDIRMNQVIVCRAKE comes from the coding sequence ATGGAAGCAGCACTCCTCATACTCCTCTTCATCGTGGTCCTGGGCGCCCGCGGGTTCTTTGACCCGGCCAAAAGAAAGCGCCCCGGCGAAGAGCTGATCAACAACCCCTGGGAAGAAATCCACGCCATACCTGGCTACAAGGAATCCCGTAAAGTTGCAGCCTTCTACCCCCTGAAAGGTGAACCCAACATCACTCCCGTCCTGGAACAGCTGGTCCGCGAAAACCGTCTGCTCCTGCCCCGAGTGACCGGCGAGACCACCATGGAGTTCTACCCCATCGACAATCTGAAAAAGGACCTGGCCCCCGGACGTTTCGGCATCATGGAACCCCGAGCAGACATTCCGCCTTACACCGGCCCCTTCACCGTATTCCTGGTCCCCGGCACAAAGTTTAACGTAACAGGCCAGCGCCAAGGACACGGCAAGGGCTACTACGACCGCTTTTTAGCAAAACACCCCGACGCCTACAAGGCAGGCATCGCCACCCCGAAACAAATCCAGGTGGAGCCTCTGGAACAAAAGGAAACCGACATCCGTATGAACCAGGTAATTGTGTGCAGAGCGAAAGAATAA
- the rpsF gene encoding 30S ribosomal protein S6: MRQYETMVIIDAMISDDAIKAEIETIAAAITKGGEIVRRDDWGKRKLAYSINKRQHGFYVIFYYKAEVATVAAMEAALKLNENVLRWMTLADYPMSEIVYNADMAQSTEEIVPVDAEEGEAE; encoded by the coding sequence ATGAGACAGTATGAAACTATGGTGATCATCGACGCTATGATCTCCGACGACGCCATCAAGGCTGAAATCGAGACCATCGCCGCTGCAATCACTAAGGGTGGCGAAATTGTTCGTCGCGATGATTGGGGCAAGCGTAAGCTCGCTTATTCTATCAACAAGCGCCAGCACGGCTTCTATGTTATCTTCTACTACAAGGCAGAAGTTGCAACTGTTGCCGCTATGGAAGCTGCTCTCAAGCTCAATGAAAACGTTCTCCGTTGGATGACCCTCGCTGATTATCCGATGTCCGAAATCGTTTACAATGCAGACATGGCTCAGTCTACCGAAGAAATCGTTCCGGTTGACGCAGAAGAAGGGGAGGCTGAATAA
- the rpsR gene encoding 30S ribosomal protein S18: MAFEDKKQATRIRRKKTCWFTENNVQFIDYKDEKTLRRFISERGKIIPRRISGTSAKYQRMLNEAIKRARQMAILPFVSDSMR, translated from the coding sequence ATGGCTTTTGAAGATAAGAAGCAGGCAACCCGTATTCGTCGCAAGAAGACTTGCTGGTTCACCGAAAACAACGTTCAGTTCATTGACTACAAGGATGAAAAGACTCTCCGTCGCTTCATCTCTGAACGCGGTAAGATTATTCCTCGCCGTATTTCTGGCACCTCTGCTAAGTATCAGCGTATGCTGAACGAAGCTATCAAGCGTGCTCGTCAGATGGCTATCCTTCCGTTTGTCTCTGACAGCATGCGCTAA
- the trpS gene encoding tryptophan--tRNA ligase, protein MKKISLTGIKPTGTPHLGNYVGAIRPALELTKTYDAVYFIADYHALTTVQNGAEMRDNIYKVAATWLALGLNPEETLFYKQSDIPEIFELSWALSCFTPKGFMNRAHAYKDKVAKNEAAGEDVDANVNMGLYCYPCLMDADILMFNADIVPVGKDQKQHVEFARDIAIKFNKHFGQDVFTVPEPVFQESTGVIPGLDGRKMSKSYDNYIDIFLDSKALKKRLGKIVTNSQGIEEPKDPDTCNVFKLYKLFATPEQCDALAARYRAGGLGWGHAKQELQNVLEEHLGAAREKYFDLLAHTEEIDKILAYGKEKARAKSKVMMDRVRGLLGTY, encoded by the coding sequence ATGAAAAAGATTTCTCTTACCGGTATCAAGCCGACTGGCACTCCGCACCTCGGCAACTATGTGGGCGCAATCCGCCCGGCTCTCGAACTTACTAAGACTTACGATGCAGTCTACTTCATTGCGGACTATCACGCTCTGACCACCGTGCAGAACGGCGCCGAAATGCGCGACAACATCTACAAGGTGGCCGCCACTTGGCTGGCTCTTGGCCTGAACCCGGAAGAGACTTTGTTCTATAAGCAGAGTGACATTCCCGAAATCTTTGAACTCAGCTGGGCTCTCAGCTGCTTTACCCCCAAGGGCTTCATGAACCGCGCCCACGCCTATAAGGACAAGGTGGCAAAGAATGAAGCCGCCGGCGAAGATGTTGACGCAAACGTGAACATGGGTCTTTACTGCTACCCCTGCCTCATGGATGCCGACATTTTGATGTTCAATGCAGACATCGTTCCCGTTGGCAAGGACCAGAAGCAGCATGTAGAATTTGCCCGCGATATCGCCATCAAGTTCAACAAGCACTTTGGCCAGGATGTGTTCACTGTTCCTGAACCGGTTTTCCAGGAATCCACCGGCGTGATCCCGGGTCTGGATGGCCGTAAGATGAGTAAGTCCTACGACAACTACATCGACATCTTCCTGGATTCCAAGGCTCTCAAGAAGCGCCTGGGCAAGATCGTGACCAACTCCCAGGGTATTGAAGAACCCAAGGATCCGGATACCTGCAACGTGTTCAAGCTGTACAAGCTTTTCGCAACTCCGGAACAGTGCGACGCGCTGGCTGCCCGCTACCGCGCAGGTGGCCTGGGCTGGGGCCACGCCAAGCAGGAACTGCAGAACGTCCTCGAAGAACATCTGGGCGCCGCTCGCGAAAAGTACTTCGACCTTCTGGCCCACACCGAAGAAATCGACAAGATTCTCGCCTACGGTAAGGAAAAGGCCAGGGCGAAGTCTAAAGTTATGATGGATCGCGTGCGAGGCCTTCTCGGAACGTATTAG
- the rplI gene encoding 50S ribosomal protein L9 translates to MEIILKANVPHLGKMLDVVKVKNGYANNYLFPRKLAVRATKEAIAEIENNRAAVEAAFQKELAAAGDVAAKLSQISVNMERRVVEGERLYGSVSASDIADAITKQGVKVTRAQVELAEPIKQLGVYTVTIKVFGDVEAQVKVWVVKEQA, encoded by the coding sequence ATGGAAATTATTCTTAAGGCTAACGTACCTCACCTCGGTAAGATGCTCGACGTTGTGAAGGTTAAGAATGGTTATGCAAATAACTACCTCTTCCCCCGCAAGCTCGCTGTTCGCGCTACCAAGGAAGCTATCGCTGAAATCGAAAACAACCGCGCTGCTGTTGAAGCTGCATTCCAGAAGGAATTGGCTGCTGCAGGCGACGTAGCTGCAAAGCTCTCTCAGATTTCTGTGAACATGGAACGCCGCGTTGTTGAAGGCGAACGTCTGTACGGTTCTGTATCCGCATCTGACATCGCTGACGCAATCACCAAGCAGGGTGTCAAGGTGACCCGTGCTCAGGTCGAACTGGCTGAACCCATCAAGCAGCTGGGTGTCTACACCGTGACCATCAAGGTCTTCGGTGACGTCGAAGCTCAGGTTAAGGTTTGGGTCGTTAAGGAACAGGCTTAA